CCGCAAAGCCGAGCTCGCCCACCAAATTCTGTCACCCCTGTTGCGCGACGAACAACTCTTCAAGACCGTCCAAGCCTTCCTGAGCTGCGGCCTCAACCTCACCGACGCCGCCGAAAAGCTCCACATCCACCGCAACACCCTCATTTACCGCCTCGACAAAACCAAGAAGCTCATCAATCTCGATCCGCGCCATTTCGACGACGCCCTGCAGATCAAATTGGGCCTCATGTTCTACCAGGACCAATCCGTCGCCTAACGCTCGTCCGACGAAATATCGTGTTCAAGGAGCCAAACTTTTCCCTCACTCAGGCCAAGTCACAAACCAGCTCCAAAATTTTACTAAAATTTTGTGACATAACGCCTTTGCTGACAGACCGCATACCAGTATCTTGAAAGCACCGTCTGAGGAAAAGCAAGTCAACGTAGAGTGGGTAAAGAACAGAGGCAGCAGATGAAAAAAAACAATCTCGAAGACTATTTAGATTTTTATCTAGAACTTCCGCCGACAGACTACCTAAAAGACATTGAGATCCAAGACGAATACGAGAAGCCGGCCGACCACACGATGCGTGGCCTCAGCGACGAGCAAGTCTCGCAAATTGCCGCCGACTCACTACGTGAGGCCAAACGCTCGCCGGCCACGCCGGCCCCCAAAGCTTCCGTCAACAAGCACCACAAATCCTAGATAAGACCCCGCCCCCACCAAGTCGCCCCACGCGACTTTTTTTTGGACTTGACTGTTCGGATTTAGTTCGGTACATTGGTTCACGAGGGACACATTGGGTTTTACTTAAAGGAGAGTTTCATGGCCGAATCAATCGAACAACTACGTATCTACAAGACCGCCCGAAGCGCCGAAGACAGCGTCTACGAACTGGTCAAGACATTACCCGCCGACCACTTCTACGGACTCGGCAACGACCTGCGTCGCTCCAGCGCCGCCGTCTCACACCACATCATGGGTGCTCATCGCCTCTTCAGCTACCGACTTAAGCTCGACGAGCTAGCAGCCATGCGCCGCGAGGCTGAAATCACCCAGAAATTCCTCGATGAGGCCCGCCAGTTCGGCGCCACCGATGAGCTCATCACCGACTACACAGCCGTCATCAAGCAGTCCTGGGGGCTCACCAAATGGCTCAAAGCCCGCCTGGCCGAAAAGCAGGAAAAAGCCGAAGTCGCCGCCAAAGAAGAGCTAGTTGCAGCTATGGCATCGTAGACATTTCAACAACACCCGTCAGCAGCTCCGCTCCACCGGAGCTGTTTTTTGATGCAAAATGCGCTCGTCCAGGGGTGGGCTCGTACTTGCTCAACGAACTCGACCTCTTAGCAAATCACCATCTGCCGTCTTGTCTGGCGCTTCGCTATCGTACGAACCCACCCCTTCCCGAGCGTTCACTCAAAATATCGCACCGTCCCAAACGGAATCTTATCCTGCATCGGATTCTTGCTAGCCAGCACACTGGCCGGCATCAGCCGCTGCTCGCCATAGCGATCGTTGATAGCATTCATTGCCGCCTCAATCCGATCCTGTCGCGCATCCTCACTCTCCCACAAATAGAGCTGATCCGACCTCACCGGCTCCAGCTCGTAGGTCGTCATCACGAGCGAACTCACCACCCGACCCGGCCACTGCTCCAACGAACGGCCAAACAGCTCCAGGGCCCGCGTGTACAGCTGGTCGCCCCGATACGCCGCCGTTTTGTACATCTTGCGCTCATGCCAACCCCGCGGCCCACCCCACGCCGGCCGGGTTCCCTCAGCCGGCTCCTGCACATACCCAAGCCACAGCATAAACCCCCGCGCCGCCAAATCATTCTTGCGCAGCCGCCGCGCCACTTTAGCGCTAGCCTTATATAGCAACGTCGCCAGCTCCTCCGGATCGGCCGTCCGGTGCTCCAGCACGTAGTTGCGCCCCACCGTGCGAATCCCAAACGCCACCTCAGTCTCGTAGCCCCGCAGCCTCAAATACCAATGATGCCCATTCACGCTCCGAAACACCCGCTTACTCAGCGTCCGCTCGCTCGCACGGTAAAACTCCAGCGGCGTATAAATCCCCGCATCACCCAGCCGCCGCTCCAGCCGCCGCTTAATGTACGGCAGCTCCACCAGCCGCATGAACCCATACACCGCCTCCAGGTTGGTGTGGTCGATCACGTACAAGCCATCCGGCTTCATAAACCCAGCCGCCACTTTGGCCAGCCAGCGATTAGGCGCGATACCCACGTTCACCGTCATGTAGTCACCCACCTCCTCGCGCACCCGCTGCTTGATCTCGCGCCCAATATCCTCCAGCGGCCGCCCCTTCAGCAGCCCCGCCATGCCCCGAAAATCAATAATCCCCTCATCCACCGATTTCATTTGCGTCACCGGCGAGTAGCTCTCAAAGATTCCACGTATCAGCCGCGTCACATGCTGATACTTCGCCGCGTCGCTCTCGCGCATCACAAAATTCGGCGCGATCCGCTTAGCCTCACCGTTGCGCGTACCCAGCTTAATCCCCAGCTGCTTGGCTTCGTGCGACGCCGCAATACAAATAGCGTAGTCATTCAGCCGGTTCGTCACCCCCACCGGCCGGCCCCGCAGCAACGGATTCGCCTGCTGCTCGGTCATCGCAAACGCCGAGTTCAGATCCAGGTGCATCACCTCCGGCCGCGCCGGGTTGGGTTTAAGCTCCATCAGGGTTCTCCAGAATTGACATAAATTTCAATAGTTGGTATAATATATAAGAGAGTATTTCCCTGCTCCCCCACCCGTCAGTCAATAGCCCAGGAGAAAGGCGCTCTGGTATGTTCGCATTCCAGCAATCCACTTCCCGCAATGGCGGGAGCCTCACTTGGATTCCCGACCCGAATACCCAAGCCCTACTGGAAACCGCCCCGCCAGAGATGCTTGCTTGCTTCGAGGAACTCATCGGGCAAGCCCTGAAAATGCTCGGGGGGATCATCACCGCAGCCATCCACAGCGATGGAGGCAGCGCCGAGCAAGTTTTCGGCGACGTGGATCGGGCCCTCACCGAGGTCGTCCAAAGAGGCGTCATTCGCCTCTCCAACACCGGCTGACGCCCCGGCCCCACGACCGAACCTGGTTGTGGGGCCGCGTCACGTTTAGCCATAAAACGCCTCCTTGAGCCGCCACTCCAGCGTCTCCGGATCGAGCTCCAGCCGAAAGGCCGTCTCGCCGGCCGAGAAGCTAAAGATATGCACCCGCTTCACTCCGCGCCGTTCCGGGTGGTACAAACCCATGGTCTCAAGCCGCCAGCGTCGACCCCGCCACTTCATGATGTGCGGCGTCACTCGCATCATTCCGCGCGGCCCCGGCGCAAACGACGCCAGCACACTCACGATGTCGTCGCATTCTTCGCGCATAACCGGCCTCCTTCGTCTTGATATTATACCGAACTAAAGCCGAACGCAAGCATGAGCAAAGTCAGACCAACGCGCCAGGGGATTTCCCGCATATCGCAAAACTACCTATCACGCGAATACTACTCAGCTGATAGGTAGTTTTGCGTGACGCATAAACACGGTCGGAATCACATCCGAGCTCGAAGTCTCACCCGTAAGTCCAAATCCATACCGCTCGTAGAAAGCGATCGCCCGCGCATTATACGAAGCCACCTCCACGCGCACCTCAGACACCCCCTCCAACCAACCCATCACCG
This portion of the Candidatus Saccharimonadia bacterium genome encodes:
- a CDS encoding four helix bundle protein yields the protein MAESIEQLRIYKTARSAEDSVYELVKTLPADHFYGLGNDLRRSSAAVSHHIMGAHRLFSYRLKLDELAAMRREAEITQKFLDEARQFGATDELITDYTAVIKQSWGLTKWLKARLAEKQEKAEVAAKEELVAAMAS